In Trueperaceae bacterium, a single genomic region encodes these proteins:
- a CDS encoding acetoacetate decarboxylase family protein: protein MTDPYSTPMGAPLVPEFPIVFRNTEVLSVWYRTDPRAMREFLPAPLEAASDVVLLHFYVMHDPDWFGPHREFAVQLDALLPGTDVRGAFSPLLMLTTDGGLATGREVYGQPKKLGAPSLEARGDLLVGVAARNGIDVVTATTPYKPRRGALADLLALVPFATNLNYKVVPHVTGETAIRQLTARTLQDVVVHECHVGPATVELRPNAQFPLHRLPVVEVGDAYHWRADFTLPFGRVVHDYL from the coding sequence ATGACGGACCCCTACTCAACGCCCATGGGAGCCCCGCTCGTGCCGGAGTTCCCGATCGTCTTCAGGAACACCGAGGTCCTGTCGGTCTGGTACCGGACCGACCCCCGGGCCATGCGGGAGTTCCTACCGGCGCCCCTCGAGGCCGCCAGCGACGTGGTGTTGCTCCACTTCTACGTCATGCACGACCCGGACTGGTTCGGCCCTCACCGCGAGTTCGCCGTGCAGCTCGACGCGCTCCTGCCAGGCACGGACGTACGGGGCGCGTTCTCTCCCCTCCTCATGCTCACCACCGACGGCGGCCTGGCGACCGGCCGCGAGGTCTACGGTCAGCCCAAGAAGCTCGGCGCGCCCAGCCTGGAGGCGCGCGGCGACCTGCTGGTGGGGGTGGCGGCGCGGAACGGCATCGACGTGGTCACCGCCACCACGCCGTACAAGCCGCGGCGCGGCGCGCTGGCCGACCTCCTCGCGCTCGTGCCTTTCGCCACGAACCTCAACTACAAGGTCGTGCCGCACGTGACGGGCGAGACGGCCATCCGGCAACTGACGGCCCGCACGCTGCAGGACGTGGTCGTCCACGAGTGCCACGTGGGTCCCGCCACCGTGGAGCTGCGCCCGAACGCCCAGTTCCCGCTCCACCGTCTGCCCGTCGTGGAGGTGGGCGACGCCTACCACTGGCGCGCCGACTTCACGCTCCCGTTCGGCCGCGTCGTGCACGACTACCTG
- a CDS encoding metallophosphoesterase, which translates to MTLRLIHITDHHLGASADAVNRGYATAWALERLLTAIAAAGAHGADFVLSTGDLVDAGTDEEYAFARGLLGVAPDRTAAAPGPLTLRRPGFENLPLYLVPGNHDPRAAWLRNLFPATPLREPLDLRWEHGGVAFAHLDLGVGGRAGDLREASLAHLDAVLSEHDRVVIVLHHHPVPVGVSWLDTMLPPGIERLWARCRPEQVAAVLFGHAHASAATEVGGVPVIGTRSTCFQFAGTEAPEFVIRPLQYTLVSVGPEGSATFQRYEVPLTGDPVAEAVS; encoded by the coding sequence ATGACCCTCCGCCTCATCCACATCACCGACCATCACCTGGGCGCCTCGGCAGACGCGGTCAACCGCGGTTACGCCACGGCCTGGGCACTCGAGCGGCTCCTCACCGCCATCGCCGCGGCCGGCGCGCACGGCGCCGACTTCGTCCTCAGCACCGGCGACCTGGTGGACGCGGGCACCGACGAGGAGTACGCCTTCGCGCGCGGCCTGCTCGGCGTGGCGCCTGACCGGACGGCGGCCGCCCCCGGGCCCCTCACGCTGCGGCGGCCAGGGTTCGAGAACCTGCCCCTCTACCTCGTGCCCGGCAACCACGACCCGCGGGCCGCCTGGCTGCGCAACCTCTTCCCCGCCACGCCCCTGCGCGAGCCGCTCGACCTCCGCTGGGAACACGGTGGGGTGGCGTTCGCGCACCTCGACCTGGGCGTAGGCGGGCGCGCCGGCGACCTGCGTGAGGCCTCCCTCGCGCACCTCGACGCCGTGCTGAGCGAGCACGATCGGGTGGTGATCGTGCTGCACCACCATCCGGTGCCGGTGGGCGTGTCGTGGCTCGACACCATGCTGCCCCCGGGCATCGAGCGTCTGTGGGCGCGCTGCCGGCCCGAGCAGGTGGCCGCCGTGCTCTTCGGCCACGCCCACGCCTCGGCCGCGACGGAGGTGGGTGGGGTCCCCGTGATCGGCACGCGGTCCACCTGCTTCCAGTTCGCCGGCACCGAGGCACCCGAGTTCGTGATCCGGCCCCTGCAGTACACCCTCGTCTCGGTGGGCCCCGAGGGGTCCGCCACCTTCCAGCGTTACGAGGTCCCGCTTACGGGCGACCCAGTGGCGGAGGCGGTGTCATGA
- a CDS encoding aldose 1-epimerase: MLGSRHHGCRWSTSRTLGHEVVTLENRRLRVTVLPGLGADIVEFVHKPTDTDFLWRSPWPLRPAGSLEPVAHTPGAEFLLRYHGGWQELFPVCGDAADFHGARIGVHGEVCRLPWTWRVLTDTPTEVTVAFEVATVLSPFRLERTMTLRDDAPTLFIDERATNLGEVDVAFMWGHHPAFGAPFLKEGCRVYTDARTVLTSSHHHDVTSRLAPDQRSAWPLVRMVDGGTLDLSEVGGPDLRAHDWAYLTDFEEGWFALVEPGEGVGFACRWPAGVLPYLLYWQNYRGARAAPWYGRAYTVALEPQSTFPASYASGAPLLRLAPGASLELALVASAFRSSGAVNRVAADGSVA; the protein is encoded by the coding sequence ATGCTCGGGTCACGCCATCACGGTTGCCGCTGGAGCACGTCCCGGACGCTGGGTCACGAGGTCGTGACGCTCGAGAACCGGCGGCTGCGCGTCACCGTCCTGCCCGGGCTCGGGGCCGACATCGTCGAGTTCGTGCACAAGCCGACGGACACCGACTTCCTGTGGCGCAGCCCCTGGCCGCTCCGCCCGGCCGGCTCGCTCGAGCCGGTGGCGCACACCCCCGGCGCGGAGTTCCTGCTGCGCTACCATGGGGGCTGGCAGGAGCTGTTCCCCGTCTGCGGCGACGCCGCCGACTTCCACGGCGCCCGGATCGGCGTACACGGCGAGGTCTGCCGCCTGCCGTGGACGTGGCGGGTGCTGACCGACACACCCACCGAGGTGACGGTCGCCTTCGAGGTGGCCACCGTGCTGAGTCCCTTCCGGCTCGAGCGCACCATGACGCTGAGGGACGACGCGCCGACGCTCTTCATCGACGAGCGCGCCACCAACCTGGGCGAGGTCGACGTGGCCTTCATGTGGGGCCACCACCCCGCCTTCGGCGCCCCGTTCCTCAAGGAGGGCTGCCGGGTATACACCGACGCCCGCACCGTCCTCACCAGCTCGCACCACCACGACGTCACGAGCCGCCTGGCCCCAGACCAGCGCTCCGCCTGGCCCCTGGTGCGGATGGTCGACGGCGGCACCCTCGACCTGAGCGAGGTCGGCGGTCCCGACCTTCGGGCCCACGACTGGGCGTACCTGACCGACTTCGAGGAGGGTTGGTTCGCGCTGGTCGAGCCCGGCGAGGGCGTGGGGTTCGCCTGCCGCTGGCCGGCCGGCGTGCTCCCCTACCTCCTCTACTGGCAGAACTACCGCGGGGCGCGGGCCGCGCCCTGGTACGGGAGGGCCTACACGGTGGCGCTGGAGCCGCAATCGACCTTCCCCGCCAGCTACGCGTCGGGCGCGCCGCTGCTGCGGTTGGCGCCGGGTGCGTCGCTCGAGCTCGCCCTGGTCGCCAGCGCGTTCCGGTCCTCCGGAGCCGTGAACCGCGTGGCCGCCGACGGGAGCGTGGCATGA
- a CDS encoding antitoxin encodes MRTTVTLTPEAAMLVQKAMRERGLSFKEVVNSAIVRGLGPDAPVEPFSTPVFDLGAARLPVERALQLAGELEDEALLGKTVLGK; translated from the coding sequence ATGCGAACGACCGTCACCCTGACCCCCGAGGCGGCGATGCTGGTGCAGAAGGCGATGCGCGAACGCGGGCTCTCGTTCAAGGAAGTCGTCAACTCGGCTATCGTGCGTGGCCTCGGCCCAGACGCACCGGTCGAGCCCTTCAGCACGCCAGTGTTCGACCTGGGCGCCGCGAGACTGCCAGTCGAACGAGCACTTCAACTGGCGGGTGAACTCGAAGACGAAGCGCTTCTTGGCAAGACTGTACTCGGCAAGTGA
- a CDS encoding glucose 1-dehydrogenase, which yields MSELFGLHGRTALVTGASRGLGAAMAVALARAGARVCLVGRSDNLGATAAAIAAAGGEAVSLVGDLTTEAGIAALAAEALERCGAVDILVNNAGTFVRKPALEWTAADWDEVADLSTRSVFLLSQRLAAPMLERRHGKIINVASVLAFQGGFTVPAYAASRHALVGLTRALANEWAGRGVNVNAIAPGYIDTDLLHDLKHDPRRSAELLARVPAGRWGAADELAGAAVYLASDASSFVHGTTLVVDGGWLSR from the coding sequence CTGAGCGAGCTCTTCGGCCTGCACGGCCGCACGGCGCTGGTCACCGGCGCCAGCCGCGGCCTGGGCGCCGCCATGGCGGTCGCGCTAGCGCGGGCCGGTGCACGCGTCTGCCTGGTGGGGCGGTCGGACAACCTGGGCGCCACGGCGGCCGCCATCGCTGCGGCCGGCGGCGAGGCAGTCAGCCTGGTGGGCGACCTCACGACCGAGGCAGGCATCGCGGCCCTGGCCGCGGAGGCGCTCGAGCGCTGCGGCGCCGTCGACATCCTCGTCAACAACGCCGGCACGTTCGTGCGCAAGCCAGCCCTGGAATGGACGGCCGCCGACTGGGACGAGGTCGCCGACCTGTCCACCCGCTCCGTCTTCCTGCTCTCGCAACGTCTCGCTGCGCCGATGCTCGAGCGCAGGCACGGCAAGATCATCAACGTCGCCTCGGTGCTGGCGTTCCAGGGCGGCTTCACCGTGCCGGCCTACGCCGCCTCGCGCCACGCCCTCGTAGGGCTCACCCGCGCCCTCGCCAACGAGTGGGCGGGGCGCGGCGTCAACGTGAACGCGATAGCCCCCGGCTACATCGACACCGACCTGCTGCACGACCTCAAGCACGACCCGCGCCGCTCGGCCGAGCTGCTGGCGCGCGTGCCGGCCGGCAGGTGGGGCGCCGCCGACGAGCTGGCGGGCGCCGCCGTTTACCTCGCCTCAGACGCATCTAGCTTCGTCCACGGCACCACGCTCGTGGTCGACGGAGGGTGGCTCAGTCGATGA
- a CDS encoding SIS domain-containing protein, translating into MSTLHVSKLAAITEKAAAANEDAFEEASTATAYSLAAGGLVHLYGSGHSGSNSSGIDTALYAKKRGLTVVAITAKANMDKPATHSSGKRLPHASDIVIDTGAPVEDAIVPIEGWSRPVSGSSTVLAMIMMHELVSRTAQKLAARGLELPVFASPTIPGVTLHDTDVIYGVYRERMIEAQRKHLPEFKRVMAGEG; encoded by the coding sequence ATGTCAACCCTTCACGTAAGCAAGCTCGCCGCCATCACCGAGAAGGCCGCCGCCGCCAACGAGGACGCCTTCGAGGAGGCGTCGACCGCCACGGCCTACTCCCTCGCCGCCGGTGGCCTCGTCCACCTCTACGGCTCCGGCCACTCCGGCTCCAACTCGTCGGGCATAGACACCGCGCTCTACGCCAAGAAGCGCGGCCTCACCGTGGTGGCCATAACCGCCAAGGCCAACATGGACAAGCCCGCCACCCACAGCTCCGGCAAGCGCCTGCCGCACGCCTCCGACATCGTGATCGACACCGGCGCGCCCGTCGAGGACGCCATCGTCCCCATCGAGGGCTGGTCCCGCCCCGTCTCCGGCTCCTCCACCGTGCTCGCCATGATCATGATGCACGAGCTCGTCTCCAGGACCGCCCAGAAGCTCGCGGCGCGTGGGCTAGAGCTGCCCGTCTTCGCGTCGCCCACCATCCCCGGCGTGACGCTGCACGACACCGACGTGATCTACGGCGTGTACCGCGAACGGATGATCGAGGCGCAGCGGAAGCACCTGCCGGAGTTCAAGAGGGTGATGGCTGGGGAGGGGTGA
- a CDS encoding ATP-binding protein, with protein sequence MAEFVPRTLAGPLLASAAQYPVVTVTGPRQSGKTTLCRATFPEHAYVSLEPLDNREFATSDPRGFLSQHAAGAIFDEAQRVPELFSYLQELVDEDPTPGRFIISGSENLNLTTTVSQSLAGRTAMLVLLPFSLEERFAARPRHASLDEVLVQGGYPRPLVAGIPHYRWLQDYITTYVQRDVRQLTQVSDLSAFTRLVRLSAGRTAQEVNLSQLGADAGVSHNTARAWLGVLEASHLVFQLPAWHPNVTKRLVKRPKLHFVDTGLACALLGISDPAQLTNHPLRGAIFETFVAGELLKWHLNRGLTADLHHYREVRGAEIDVLIPGHPRGIAVEAKAGQTVQAEFMRHLTGLPENDWERYLVYGGDASQDRLGVRVTPWRELARVVWGER encoded by the coding sequence ATGGCCGAGTTCGTCCCGCGGACGCTCGCTGGGCCCCTCCTGGCCTCCGCGGCGCAGTACCCGGTCGTCACGGTCACCGGGCCGCGCCAATCCGGCAAGACGACGCTGTGCCGAGCCACGTTCCCGGAGCACGCGTACGTCTCCCTCGAACCCCTCGACAACCGGGAGTTCGCCACCTCCGATCCCCGCGGCTTCTTGAGCCAGCACGCGGCCGGTGCGATCTTCGACGAGGCACAACGCGTGCCGGAGCTGTTCAGCTACCTGCAAGAACTGGTCGACGAGGACCCCACGCCGGGGCGCTTCATCATCTCGGGCTCGGAGAACCTGAACCTCACCACGACGGTCAGCCAGTCGTTGGCCGGCCGGACGGCGATGCTCGTGCTGCTCCCCTTCTCCCTCGAGGAGCGGTTCGCTGCGCGACCCCGCCACGCTTCGCTGGACGAGGTCCTGGTCCAGGGCGGTTACCCCCGGCCGCTGGTGGCCGGGATACCTCACTACCGGTGGCTGCAGGACTACATCACGACCTACGTGCAGCGCGACGTCCGTCAGCTCACGCAGGTAAGCGACCTCAGCGCGTTCACCCGCCTCGTGCGTCTCAGCGCCGGCCGCACGGCGCAGGAGGTGAACCTCAGCCAACTGGGCGCCGACGCCGGCGTGTCACACAACACCGCGCGCGCCTGGCTGGGCGTGCTCGAGGCGAGCCACCTCGTCTTCCAGCTCCCCGCCTGGCACCCGAACGTGACCAAGCGACTCGTCAAGCGCCCCAAGCTGCACTTCGTCGACACCGGCCTGGCCTGCGCCCTGCTCGGGATCTCCGACCCCGCCCAGCTGACCAACCACCCGCTGCGGGGCGCGATCTTCGAGACCTTCGTGGCGGGAGAACTGCTCAAGTGGCACCTGAACCGCGGCCTCACCGCCGACCTCCACCACTACCGCGAGGTCCGCGGCGCCGAGATCGACGTGCTGATCCCAGGGCACCCACGGGGCATCGCCGTTGAGGCCAAGGCCGGTCAGACGGTGCAGGCGGAGTTCATGCGGCACCTGACCGGACTACCGGAGAACGATTGGGAGCGGTACCTCGTGTACGGCGGCGACGCGAGCCAGGACCGGCTCGGTGTGCGCGTCACGCCGTGGCGGGAGTTGGCGCGGGTGGTGTGGGGCGAACGGTGA
- a CDS encoding PIN domain-containing protein, with protein sequence MTIVDANVLLYAVDGGAAHHQAAKRWLDAALSDQREAVLIPWICLLAFVRLITHAAVYERPLTVGQALGIVEVWLGRANVITPEPDREHPRRMRALLDATGRGGNLVNDAHLAALAIQYGATVVSFDNDFARFPGVARLVPSAE encoded by the coding sequence GTGACCATCGTCGACGCCAACGTCTTGCTCTACGCCGTGGACGGCGGAGCCGCTCACCACCAAGCCGCGAAGCGCTGGCTCGACGCCGCCTTGTCCGACCAGCGGGAGGCAGTGCTCATCCCCTGGATCTGCTTGCTCGCCTTCGTCAGGCTGATCACTCATGCGGCGGTCTACGAGAGACCCCTAACGGTCGGCCAAGCGCTGGGCATCGTGGAGGTCTGGCTCGGTCGCGCCAACGTGATTACCCCGGAACCCGACCGGGAACACCCCCGACGTATGCGTGCGTTGCTGGACGCCACCGGCCGTGGCGGCAACCTGGTGAACGATGCGCACCTGGCCGCTCTGGCGATCCAGTACGGCGCCACGGTCGTCAGCTTCGACAACGACTTCGCGCGGTTCCCCGGAGTAGCTCGGTTGGTGCCCTCGGCCGAGTGA
- a CDS encoding ABC transporter permease: protein MTGYVLRRLLQVIPTLVGITLLVFVTLRLSGDPIAAYLGSDAADSAVITPEQEAAIRRHLGLDSPLPVQYLVFLGNVARGDFGQSFIYQNRPALALLLERLPATATLAAAALLVAVLISLPGGILAAVKRNKLPDTVVNVYSVIGDAMPNFWLGVMLILLFSVRLGWLPVSGSGSWRNLVLPALTLGTSMAALQTRLMRSGLIEALQQDYVRTAHAKGLARRTVLLKHALRNAALGYVTLLGLAVPSLLGGSVVVERIFAWPGMGLLFINGLGGRDMALIQAVVIFSAVLVIFANLVVDLLYTIIDPRIRYQ from the coding sequence ATGACCGGTTACGTCCTCAGGCGGCTCCTGCAGGTGATCCCCACGCTCGTGGGGATCACCCTCCTCGTCTTCGTGACGCTGCGCCTGTCGGGCGACCCCATCGCCGCCTACCTGGGGAGCGACGCCGCCGATAGCGCCGTCATCACCCCCGAGCAGGAGGCCGCCATCAGGCGGCACCTCGGCCTCGACAGCCCCCTGCCCGTCCAGTACCTCGTCTTCCTGGGCAACGTCGCCAGGGGCGACTTCGGCCAGTCGTTCATCTACCAGAACCGCCCCGCCCTGGCGTTGCTGCTCGAGCGCCTGCCTGCCACGGCCACGCTGGCCGCCGCCGCCCTGCTCGTCGCCGTGCTGATCTCGTTGCCTGGCGGCATCCTCGCCGCCGTCAAGCGCAACAAGCTGCCCGACACCGTCGTGAACGTCTACTCCGTGATCGGCGACGCCATGCCCAACTTCTGGCTCGGCGTGATGCTCATCCTGCTGTTCAGCGTGCGGCTCGGCTGGCTGCCCGTGTCGGGCAGCGGCAGCTGGCGCAACCTCGTCCTGCCCGCCCTCACCCTGGGCACCTCCATGGCCGCCCTCCAGACGCGCCTCATGCGCTCGGGCCTCATCGAGGCCCTGCAGCAGGACTACGTGCGCACCGCGCACGCCAAGGGCCTGGCGCGCCGCACCGTCTTGCTCAAGCACGCGCTGCGCAACGCGGCGCTGGGTTACGTGACCCTCCTCGGCCTCGCCGTCCCCAGCCTCCTGGGCGGCTCGGTCGTGGTGGAGCGCATCTTCGCCTGGCCGGGCATGGGCCTCCTGTTCATCAACGGCCTCGGCGGGCGCGACATGGCGCTCATCCAGGCCGTGGTCATCTTCTCCGCCGTCCTCGTCATCTTCGCCAACCTGGTCGTCGACCTGCTCTACACCATCATCGACCCGAGGATCCGCTACCAGTGA
- a CDS encoding ABC transporter permease codes for MRQLRGIHRNPLAVTGMIILLAFLLMALLAPVLAPHDPLQQNLRARLLPPFWLEGGSRAYPLGTDQLGRDLASRVLYGSRVAVLVAFAATSLAMLVGVALGVVSGFFRGAWDTAIMRLVDIIVSVPNYILYLTIMALAGPSLPLLIAVIGLLGWTTTARIIRSEVLSIGNREYIEASRALGQREGVTAVRHVLPNIMGSVIALGTLKASSTIIIESTLSYLGFGVQPPTLTWGQLLSQGQQYVSTAWWLATFPGVAITLLSLSLIFLGNWLRDAFDPRTR; via the coding sequence GTGAGGCAGCTCCGCGGCATCCACCGCAACCCGCTGGCCGTGACGGGCATGATCATCCTGCTCGCGTTCCTGCTCATGGCCCTGCTGGCGCCCGTGCTCGCGCCTCACGACCCGCTGCAGCAGAACCTGCGGGCGCGGCTCCTGCCGCCCTTCTGGCTGGAAGGAGGCAGCCGCGCGTACCCCCTGGGCACCGACCAGCTCGGTCGCGACCTCGCGTCGCGCGTGCTCTACGGCAGCCGCGTGGCCGTCCTCGTCGCCTTCGCCGCCACGAGCCTGGCGATGCTCGTGGGCGTCGCCCTCGGCGTGGTGTCGGGCTTCTTCAGGGGCGCGTGGGACACGGCCATCATGCGCCTCGTCGACATCATCGTCTCCGTGCCCAACTACATCCTCTACCTGACGATCATGGCGCTCGCCGGCCCCAGCCTGCCGCTCCTGATCGCCGTCATCGGCCTCCTCGGCTGGACGACCACCGCGCGCATCATCCGCAGCGAGGTGCTCTCCATCGGCAACCGCGAGTACATCGAGGCGTCGCGCGCGCTCGGCCAACGCGAGGGCGTCACCGCCGTCCGCCACGTGCTGCCCAACATCATGGGCAGCGTCATCGCGCTCGGCACCCTCAAGGCGTCCTCGACGATAATCATCGAGTCGACCCTCAGCTACCTCGGCTTCGGCGTGCAACCCCCCACCCTCACGTGGGGCCAACTCCTCTCGCAGGGTCAGCAGTACGTGTCGACCGCCTGGTGGCTGGCGACCTTCCCGGGGGTGGCCATCACCCTCTTGTCGCTCAGCCTGATATTCCTCGGGAACTGGCTGAGGGACGCGTTCGATCCGCGGACGAGATGA
- a CDS encoding reactive intermediate/imine deaminase (has endoribonuclease activity on mRNA): protein MRLVNPPDCPPQNPTFSQAAVSNSPATVYLAGQVGVDPATGALAGSDVSSQTEQVFLNARVILAAAGTSLSRVVRVTIYMTDLGEWASMNEVYQRHFGEHAPPKTTVQVSALALGARVEIEFTAEA, encoded by the coding sequence ATGCGCCTCGTCAACCCGCCGGACTGCCCTCCTCAGAACCCCACCTTCAGTCAGGCGGCCGTCTCGAACTCGCCGGCCACCGTCTACCTCGCGGGCCAGGTCGGCGTCGACCCGGCAACCGGAGCCCTCGCCGGAAGCGACGTGAGCAGCCAGACCGAGCAGGTGTTCCTGAACGCGCGGGTCATCCTCGCCGCCGCCGGCACGAGCCTGAGCCGCGTGGTGCGGGTGACGATCTACATGACCGACCTAGGCGAGTGGGCCTCCATGAACGAGGTCTACCAGCGCCACTTCGGGGAGCACGCGCCGCCCAAGACGACCGTCCAGGTGAGCGCCCTCGCGCTCGGCGCGCGCGTCGAGATCGAGTTCACGGCCGAGGCCTGA